The bacterium BMS3Abin14 genome has a window encoding:
- a CDS encoding fecR protein, with product MSARSARKKQGRLKWRTIIIPFSTLQFWVSFLLVLLAVGALAAFIYLQFLSPRAHAGQLISKAGKQFDQAIVLGIKDLAFDEFQTAQETLFQARKAYDKGKNTESQVFAEQTLATLDKAIQRLRSDDFYKRERFASMSHLRGTVEVNLAGSLQWTPAKRGMKLKRGDKVRTRTGSMCVVQFDDGSQLTIKSNSLVHIDELSEDIRTRTKSSAIKLLVSDVEASILRPTARGSRFTIETPGSVAQVRKARMSVRVNGDNETEYKLISGDVSVRAGNRDVRLGRNEVIRLAEGGKVISRGKLLGVPVPRAPGNLDWKVSKAPSISVRFSWNDIPGARSYRLVVGTDRYFSNIVSDRTGVKGTSAFVKNLKPGLYYWRVSSIDRRGRESLFSSFLVFRIVQDQTPPYFSMGDPIVFSDPSEDRIYVSGAVEPGSKLVLNGKTVTLPPDGVFRSFLTMRKGLKAISIRATDPAGNVLSQQRVVR from the coding sequence ATGTCCGCAAGATCGGCCCGGAAAAAACAGGGGCGCCTGAAGTGGCGCACCATCATCATCCCTTTCAGCACTCTCCAGTTCTGGGTGAGTTTCCTGCTTGTCCTTCTGGCGGTAGGAGCCCTGGCGGCCTTCATCTACCTCCAGTTCCTGAGCCCCAGGGCACATGCCGGACAATTGATATCCAAAGCCGGCAAACAGTTCGATCAGGCCATCGTTCTGGGCATCAAGGATCTGGCCTTCGATGAATTCCAGACGGCGCAGGAGACCCTTTTCCAGGCGAGAAAGGCATACGACAAGGGTAAAAATACCGAGTCTCAGGTTTTCGCCGAGCAGACATTGGCCACCCTGGACAAAGCGATTCAGCGGCTTCGTTCCGATGATTTTTACAAGAGGGAGCGGTTTGCATCCATGAGCCACTTGCGGGGCACTGTGGAGGTGAACCTGGCAGGCTCTCTCCAATGGACCCCGGCCAAGCGAGGGATGAAGCTCAAGAGAGGGGACAAGGTCCGGACCCGCACAGGTTCAATGTGCGTTGTCCAGTTCGACGACGGCAGTCAACTCACCATTAAATCCAACTCCCTGGTCCATATCGACGAACTCAGCGAGGATATAAGAACCAGAACGAAGAGTTCCGCAATAAAATTGCTCGTAAGCGATGTGGAGGCGAGCATTCTCCGGCCAACCGCAAGGGGGTCCAGATTCACCATTGAAACCCCCGGGTCGGTCGCCCAGGTGCGGAAGGCCCGAATGAGCGTTCGGGTCAACGGGGACAACGAGACGGAATATAAGCTTATTTCGGGTGATGTCAGCGTCAGGGCGGGGAACCGGGATGTGCGCCTGGGCCGGAACGAGGTAATTCGCCTTGCAGAGGGAGGCAAGGTCATATCCAGGGGAAAACTCCTTGGTGTGCCGGTACCCCGGGCGCCGGGCAACCTCGACTGGAAGGTCTCAAAAGCCCCTTCCATCTCGGTGAGATTTTCCTGGAATGATATCCCGGGCGCCAGGTCCTATCGGCTGGTTGTCGGCACTGATCGATATTTTTCCAATATTGTCAGTGACAGGACCGGGGTAAAAGGAACAAGCGCCTTTGTAAAAAATCTGAAACCAGGCCTTTATTACTGGAGGGTGAGCAGTATCGACAGGAGAGGAAGAGAGAGCCTCTTTTCATCATTCCTTGTGTTCCGAATCGTTCAGGATCAAACCCCCCCCTACTTTTCCATGGGCGATCCCATAGTCTTCAGTGATCCATCGGAAGATAGAATTTACGTGTCGGGGGCGGTTGAGCCGGGAAGCAAACTGGTCCTTAACGGAAAAACCGTCACTTTGCCGCCCGACGGGGTTTTCAGATCTTTCCTCACCATGAGGAAGGGGCTTAAAGCCATCAGCATCAGGGCGACGGACCCTGCAGGGAATGTCCTGTCCCAGCAGAGAGTTGTCCGATGA